One part of the Arabidopsis thaliana chromosome 1 sequence genome encodes these proteins:
- the MYB63 gene encoding myb domain protein 63 (myb domain protein 63 (MYB63); CONTAINS InterPro DOMAIN/s: SANT, DNA-binding (InterPro:IPR001005), Homeodomain-like (InterPro:IPR009057), Myb, DNA-binding (InterPro:IPR014778), HTH transcriptional regulator, Myb-type, DNA-binding (InterPro:IPR017930), Homeodomain-related (InterPro:IPR012287), Myb transcription factor (InterPro:IPR015495); BEST Arabidopsis thaliana protein match is: myb domain protein 58 (TAIR:AT1G16490.1); Has 9415 Blast hits to 8435 proteins in 508 species: Archae - 0; Bacteria - 6; Metazoa - 906; Fungi - 547; Plants - 5986; Viruses - 6; Other Eukaryotes - 1964 (source: NCBI BLink).), translating into MGKGRAPCCDKTKVKRGPWSPEEDIKLISFIQKFGHENWRSLPKQSGLLRCGKSCRLRWINYLRPDLKRGNFTSEEEETIIKLHHNYGNKWSKIASQLPGRTDNEIKNVWHTHLKKRLAQSSGTADEPASPCSSDSVSRGKDDKSSHVEDSLNRETNHRNELSTSMSSGGSNQQDDPKIDELRFEYIEEAYSEFNDIIIQEVDKPDLLEIPFDSDPDIWSFLDTSNSFQQSTANENSSGSRATTEEESDEDEVKKWFKHLESELGLEEDDNQQQYKEEESSSSSLLKNYELMIH; encoded by the exons atgggGAAGGGAAGAGCACCTTGTTGTGACAAGACCAAAGTGAAGAGAGGTCCATGGAGCCCAGAAGAAGACATTAAACTCATCTCTTTCATTCAAAAGTTTGGTCATGAGAACTGGAGATCTCTCCCCAAACAATCTG GGCTATTGAGGTGTGGGAAGAGTTGTCGTCTAAGGTGGATTAACTATCTTAGGCCAGATCTGAAGCGTGGCAACTTCACTtcagaggaggaagaaacaaTCATTAAGCTTCACCACAACTATGGGAACAA GTGGTCGAAAATCGCTTCTCAACTTCCAGGTAGAACAGATAACGAGATCAAGAATGTGTGGCACACTCATCTAAAGAAAAGACTGGCTCAGAGCTCAGGAACTGCAGATGAACCGGCCTCGCCTTGTTCGAGTGATTCTGTTTCTCGTGGGAAAGATGATAAGTCATCTCACGTAGAAGATTCTTTGAACAGAGAGACTAATCATAGGAATGAGTTGTCTACATCTATGTCTTCTGGGGGTTCCAACCAACAAGATGATCCAAAGATAGACGAACTCAGGTTTGAGTATATAGAAGAAGCTTATAGCGAGTTTAACGACATTATTATTCAAGAGGTAGACAAACCCGATCTGCTGGAGATACCATTTGATTCAGATCCTGACATTTGGAGTTTCTTAGATACTTCAAACTCATTTCAACAATCCACTGCAAATGAGAACAGCTCAGGCTCAAGAgcaacaacagaagaagagtctGATGAGGATGAGGTTAAGAAATGGTTCAAGCACCTAGAAAGCGAACTCGGGTTAGAAGAAGACGATaatcaacaacaatacaaagaagaagaatcatcatcatcatcactcttgAAGAACTACGAGCTCATGATACATTga
- the MYB63 gene encoding myb domain protein 63, producing MGKGRAPCCDKTKVKRGPWSPEEDIKLISFIQKFGHENWRSLPKQSGMSLLLSSQSKQKPLQLFFLFFMILNVYICKNEGLLRCGKSCRLRWINYLRPDLKRGNFTSEEEETIIKLHHNYGNKWSKIASQLPGRTDNEIKNVWHTHLKKRLAQSSGTADEPASPCSSDSVSRGKDDKSSHVEDSLNRETNHRNELSTSMSSGGSNQQDDPKIDELRFEYIEEAYSEFNDIIIQEVDKPDLLEIPFDSDPDIWSFLDTSNSFQQSTANENSSGSRATTEEESDEDEVKKWFKHLESELGLEEDDNQQQYKEEESSSSSLLKNYELMIH from the exons atgggGAAGGGAAGAGCACCTTGTTGTGACAAGACCAAAGTGAAGAGAGGTCCATGGAGCCCAGAAGAAGACATTAAACTCATCTCTTTCATTCAAAAGTTTGGTCATGAGAACTGGAGATCTCTCCCCAAACAATCTGGTATGTCATTGCTTTTGTCATCACAATCAAAGCAAAAGCctcttcaattgttttttcttttctttatgattctgaatgtatatatatgcaaaaatGAAGGGCTATTGAGGTGTGGGAAGAGTTGTCGTCTAAGGTGGATTAACTATCTTAGGCCAGATCTGAAGCGTGGCAACTTCACTtcagaggaggaagaaacaaTCATTAAGCTTCACCACAACTATGGGAACAA GTGGTCGAAAATCGCTTCTCAACTTCCAGGTAGAACAGATAACGAGATCAAGAATGTGTGGCACACTCATCTAAAGAAAAGACTGGCTCAGAGCTCAGGAACTGCAGATGAACCGGCCTCGCCTTGTTCGAGTGATTCTGTTTCTCGTGGGAAAGATGATAAGTCATCTCACGTAGAAGATTCTTTGAACAGAGAGACTAATCATAGGAATGAGTTGTCTACATCTATGTCTTCTGGGGGTTCCAACCAACAAGATGATCCAAAGATAGACGAACTCAGGTTTGAGTATATAGAAGAAGCTTATAGCGAGTTTAACGACATTATTATTCAAGAGGTAGACAAACCCGATCTGCTGGAGATACCATTTGATTCAGATCCTGACATTTGGAGTTTCTTAGATACTTCAAACTCATTTCAACAATCCACTGCAAATGAGAACAGCTCAGGCTCAAGAgcaacaacagaagaagagtctGATGAGGATGAGGTTAAGAAATGGTTCAAGCACCTAGAAAGCGAACTCGGGTTAGAAGAAGACGATaatcaacaacaatacaaagaagaagaatcatcatcatcatcactcttgAAGAACTACGAGCTCATGATACATTga